The DNA region CGGAAAGTCTCAGGTTCTCCTCGACACTCAATCCCGGAAAGATATGCCGTTCCGCCGGAACATAGGCCACTCCCATTCTGGCGATTCTATGAACAGCCCAGCTCGTGGTGTCTGTCCCTTCGATGAACACGCGGCCGGATCGCGGCGGCGTCAGGCCGATAACCGATCGCATCGTGGTGGTCTTGCCGACTCCGTTGCGACCCAGGATGGAGACTGCCTCCTGGTGATGGACGTGGAGGGAAAGCCCCTGAATGACGTGACTTCTTCCATAATAGGCATGAAGGTCCCGGACCTCCAGTACCTTATTCGTCTTTTCCAAGATAGGCCTCTCTTACCTGTTCGTTTTCCCGAATGATTTCCGGGGGACCCTCGGCGATGATCATTCCGTTGTGCAAAACGGTGATCGAATCGGAAATAGACATGACCAGATCCATGTCATGTTCCACAAGGACTACGGAAAGCTCGTCCGACAGATCACGTATGAGGCCGGCGGTCCGTTCCGTTTCCGCGGGTGACATGCCGGCCGTGGGCTCGTCCAGAAACAGTACTTTGGGATCGCCGGCAAGAGCGATGGCCACTTCCAAGAGCCTCTGGTCTCCATAAGCGAGATTCTTGGCGGGTTCTCTGAATACCTCCGTCAAGCCCAGCCGCTCGATCAGTGACCCGGCGTCCTCGTTCACCCGGCTCAAGCTCGATCGGGAAGAGAGTATCCTCAGGGAGCCGCCCCTGCGCGCCTGTCTCGCAATCCGGACGTTCTCGAAAACCGACGACCCCATGAAGATGCTCGTAATCTGAAACGTCCGGCAGATGCCCAGGCGCACGAGTTCGTGAGGGGGCTTGTTGGTGATGTCTTTCCCCAGATAGTTCACTTTGCCGGCGCTGGCGGAAAGGCGTCCGGTAATCACGTTGATCAGGGTGGTCTTGCCGGCGCCGTTAGGTCCGATAATCGAGCGGAGCCCCTTGTCCTCGATCTCGAGATT from Deltaproteobacteria bacterium includes:
- a CDS encoding ABC transporter ATP-binding protein, with product MGTILRTEDLCRSFGGVLATNYVNLEIEDKGLRSIIGPNGAGKTTLINVITGRLSASAGKVNYLGKDITNKPPHELVRLGICRTFQITSIFMGSSVFENVRIARQARRGGSLRILSSRSSLSRVNEDAGSLIERLGLTEVFREPAKNLAYGDQRLLEVAIALAGDPKVLFLDEPTAGMSPAETERTAGLIRDLSDELSVVLVEHDMDLVMSISDSITVLHNGMIIAEGPPEIIRENEQVREAYLGKDE